Proteins from a genomic interval of Pseudomonas silesiensis:
- a CDS encoding ABC transporter substrate-binding protein, with product MLKSLFQRFSQASAVALGLGLAFAAQAQSTDVTYLLPAPPNLPAFAPWIIAQQKGYYAARNLNMKFIAAKGGVDVAKQIGAGNAMLGGALGDTPIVVRANGIPVRAVAVLGAGGVTMIATNADANINSIADLKGKTMTVMSYSDTTYYALLASLRKAGLSKNDVNIQAAGPAGVWQLFSADKAEAMAGVPDWVVNAEEAGLKIKLIPQSQIFESMAQSIIASDDAIKHHPDIVRGTVQATLQGMRDIIADPRAAAVTFAKAVPAYAGKEDSLEKIFKLYVEHVYANQTVLGRIDPARLEAVRQFYVSEGIVTQEPKLDDLYTNQFIDTQTAAQ from the coding sequence ATGCTCAAGTCTCTGTTTCAACGTTTCAGCCAGGCCAGCGCCGTTGCGCTCGGCCTGGGCCTGGCCTTCGCTGCCCAGGCGCAGTCGACCGACGTGACCTATTTGTTACCGGCACCTCCGAACCTGCCGGCGTTTGCGCCGTGGATCATCGCCCAGCAAAAGGGTTACTACGCCGCCCGGAACCTGAACATGAAGTTCATCGCGGCCAAGGGCGGTGTGGATGTCGCGAAACAGATCGGGGCCGGTAACGCCATGCTCGGTGGCGCCCTCGGTGATACGCCGATTGTGGTGCGGGCCAATGGAATACCGGTACGCGCGGTCGCGGTGCTGGGCGCCGGCGGCGTGACCATGATTGCCACCAATGCCGACGCAAACATTAACTCGATCGCCGACCTCAAGGGCAAGACCATGACGGTGATGTCTTACTCGGACACCACCTACTACGCCCTGCTTGCCTCCCTGCGTAAAGCCGGCCTGAGCAAAAACGATGTGAATATCCAGGCTGCCGGCCCGGCAGGTGTCTGGCAATTGTTCTCGGCGGACAAAGCCGAGGCCATGGCCGGTGTGCCGGATTGGGTGGTCAACGCCGAAGAAGCCGGGTTGAAGATCAAGCTGATCCCGCAATCGCAGATTTTCGAAAGCATGGCCCAGTCGATCATCGCCTCCGACGATGCCATCAAGCATCACCCGGACATTGTTCGCGGCACGGTCCAGGCAACGCTGCAGGGCATGCGCGACATCATTGCGGACCCACGCGCTGCCGCCGTGACTTTCGCCAAGGCTGTTCCCGCCTATGCCGGCAAGGAAGATTCGCTGGAGAAAATCTTCAAGCTCTACGTTGAGCACGTCTATGCCAACCAGACCGTACTGGGCCGCATCGATCCGGCCCGACTGGAAGCGGTCCGCCAGTTCTATGTCAGCGAAGGCATCGTCACCCAGGAGCCGAAGCTCGACGACCTGTACACCAACCAGTTCATCGACACCCAAACCGCCGCGCAATGA
- a CDS encoding phosphatase PAP2 family protein, translating into MAIALPLRVSRPFDFRLALGIPIFLMGLMLLLDPTALDFSIARMFYVPGAGFIGRQSYWLENILHDRAKQVVILVFVLLLIAFLVSRVSSKLHEWRRPLGYTILAMALTTSIVTPLKAVTAVHCPWSLSDFGGSETYTPLLSHRAQTLKPGRCWPGGHASTGFSLLALFFALRDRHSQGARIALGVALGLGAIFSVGRMMQGAHFLSHNIWTLLLDWVICVLLYRWLLYRPEARALKTREKSVAGLEKG; encoded by the coding sequence ATGGCTATCGCATTACCGCTTCGTGTGTCCCGTCCTTTTGATTTTCGTCTTGCGCTAGGCATTCCGATTTTTCTGATGGGGTTGATGTTGTTACTCGATCCGACAGCCCTGGATTTCTCTATTGCCCGGATGTTCTATGTGCCTGGGGCCGGTTTCATCGGGCGCCAGAGTTACTGGCTGGAAAACATCCTGCACGACCGCGCCAAGCAGGTCGTGATCCTGGTATTTGTCTTGCTGCTGATTGCCTTTCTGGTCAGCCGTGTTTCTTCAAAACTCCATGAATGGCGTCGGCCGCTGGGCTACACCATTCTGGCCATGGCACTGACCACGTCGATCGTCACGCCCCTCAAGGCAGTGACGGCGGTGCATTGCCCATGGAGCCTGAGTGACTTCGGCGGTAGCGAAACCTATACACCGTTGCTCAGTCATCGCGCGCAGACGCTCAAGCCGGGCCGCTGCTGGCCCGGCGGTCATGCGTCTACTGGCTTCTCGTTGCTGGCCCTGTTCTTCGCCTTGCGCGACCGTCACTCACAAGGGGCGCGAATCGCCCTTGGGGTTGCCCTGGGATTGGGCGCGATTTTCTCCGTGGGCAGGATGATGCAGGGGGCTCATTTTCTTTCCCACAACATCTGGACCTTGTTACTTGATTGGGTGATTTGTGTGCTCCTGTACCGCTGGCTGCTTTACCGTCCTGAGGCGCGGGCCCTTAAGACTCGGGAAAAATCGGTGGCAGGATTGGAGAAGGGATGA
- a CDS encoding ABC transporter ATP-binding protein produces MAVNEMYAVAPQWNKPAPKDNPEPTEIEFRNVGKCFPAKGKSEAPFAIREVNFKIRRGEVVSIIGPSGCGKSTILNMGSGLYRPTEGEVFVGGEAVTGPVRQVAFMLQKDLLMPWRSIRRNVELGLEIQGVPAAKRQAVAKDLLDRCHLQGFADHYPFQLSGGMRQRAALARTLAIDPQVLFLDEPFSALDAQTKMILQQDMARMLFDEKKTALFITHDLIEAIAMSDRLLVMSARPGTIIEEISVDLPFRDNPLERRKLPEIGPLAGRLMELLKVGEDTELH; encoded by the coding sequence ATGGCTGTGAACGAGATGTACGCCGTCGCCCCTCAATGGAATAAGCCCGCTCCCAAGGACAATCCGGAGCCCACCGAAATTGAATTCCGCAATGTCGGCAAATGCTTCCCGGCCAAGGGAAAGTCCGAAGCGCCGTTTGCCATTCGAGAGGTGAATTTCAAGATCCGCCGCGGTGAAGTGGTGTCGATCATCGGCCCTTCCGGTTGTGGCAAGAGCACCATCCTGAACATGGGTTCCGGGCTGTATCGCCCCACCGAAGGCGAAGTCTTCGTCGGCGGTGAAGCCGTCACCGGTCCGGTCCGCCAGGTCGCGTTCATGCTGCAGAAAGACCTGCTGATGCCGTGGCGCAGCATTCGCCGCAACGTCGAACTGGGCCTGGAAATCCAGGGTGTGCCGGCCGCCAAGCGGCAGGCGGTGGCCAAAGATCTGCTCGATCGCTGCCACCTGCAAGGTTTTGCCGACCACTACCCCTTCCAGCTGTCGGGTGGCATGCGCCAGCGCGCCGCACTGGCTCGCACCCTGGCCATCGACCCGCAGGTGCTGTTCCTCGACGAACCGTTTTCGGCCCTGGATGCACAGACCAAGATGATCCTGCAGCAGGACATGGCGCGGATGCTGTTCGATGAAAAGAAAACCGCCCTGTTCATCACCCATGACCTGATCGAAGCCATCGCCATGTCCGACCGCTTGCTGGTCATGAGCGCCCGCCCCGGCACCATCATCGAAGAAATCAGCGTCGACCTGCCGTTTCGCGACAACCCGCTGGAGCGCCGCAAGCTGCCGGAGATCGGGCCGCTGGCCGGTCGCCTGATGGAGCTGCTGAAAGTCGGCGAAGACACCGAACTGCATTGA
- a CDS encoding phosphoethanolamine transferase — protein sequence MFNIKAVRPEVMTLFASGFLLIGFNTTLWHHLFSITDTTGMLPRLAFAVMVFFAFNIVLTLLAFRKTLKPVLTALFMISAGVAYFMSRYGVLIDTGMLRNFAETNATEVWDLLSLKLLAYWVLLGVLPSLILWKTPILFRQPPRELICKTLISIGCAMVIGGVALLNYQGLSSLFRNHHELRLMVVPSNYIGASFSYLREQLVTAQKPFKTIGEDAIRDTRQAQHSRKSLTVLVVGESARAENFGILGYNRDTTPQMDKEPGVIAFTDVHSCGTETAVSVPCMFSNMGRKNYDASTAKTEEGLLDVLKRAGIDVVWRDNQSGCKGTCDRVVFEDVSNLKDPDLCANKECRDEILLQGLQSFIDHLDKDTVLVLHQMGSHGPEYFKRYPKAFEKFTPVCESNALDQCSRDSIVNGYDNTLLYTDHVLASLIDILRSQQDKVDTAMMYLSDHGESLGEYNLFLHGTPYLLAPDQQKHVPLMVWLSDNYQHSFAVDTECLQKTRTGYLSQDNLFHSILGLLNVRTHVYDPKLDMFAGCRNDSPATILATQ from the coding sequence ATGTTTAACATTAAAGCCGTACGCCCTGAAGTGATGACATTGTTTGCCAGTGGCTTCCTGTTAATTGGTTTCAATACCACACTCTGGCACCATCTTTTCAGCATAACGGACACCACGGGCATGTTGCCGCGACTGGCTTTCGCCGTCATGGTCTTTTTCGCCTTTAATATCGTACTTACTTTGCTGGCCTTTCGTAAAACATTGAAACCGGTACTGACTGCCCTGTTCATGATCAGCGCGGGCGTCGCCTATTTCATGAGTCGTTATGGTGTATTGATTGATACCGGGATGCTGCGTAACTTCGCAGAAACCAATGCCACCGAAGTGTGGGATCTACTGTCACTTAAACTGCTCGCGTATTGGGTACTGCTGGGCGTCCTGCCCTCTTTAATCCTATGGAAAACACCGATCCTCTTTCGCCAACCGCCGCGAGAGCTCATCTGCAAGACCCTGATCAGTATCGGTTGTGCCATGGTCATAGGCGGCGTCGCCCTGCTCAATTACCAAGGCTTGTCATCGCTTTTTCGCAACCATCATGAATTGCGGCTGATGGTTGTGCCCAGCAATTACATCGGCGCATCGTTCAGCTATTTGCGCGAGCAACTGGTCACCGCGCAAAAGCCCTTCAAGACGATAGGCGAAGATGCGATCCGGGATACCCGCCAGGCGCAACATTCGCGCAAATCCCTGACGGTGCTAGTGGTCGGGGAAAGTGCCCGAGCTGAAAATTTTGGCATCCTGGGTTACAACCGAGACACCACGCCACAGATGGATAAAGAGCCTGGTGTGATCGCTTTTACTGATGTTCATTCCTGCGGAACGGAAACGGCTGTATCGGTGCCGTGCATGTTTTCCAATATGGGACGCAAGAATTATGACGCTTCGACGGCAAAAACCGAAGAAGGTCTGCTGGATGTACTCAAACGTGCGGGGATAGACGTAGTCTGGCGCGACAACCAGTCCGGCTGCAAAGGCACTTGCGACCGGGTCGTCTTTGAGGATGTGAGCAACCTGAAAGACCCGGACCTTTGCGCCAATAAAGAATGCAGGGATGAGATCCTCCTGCAGGGCCTGCAAAGTTTCATTGATCACCTTGATAAAGACACGGTTCTGGTACTGCACCAGATGGGCAGTCACGGCCCGGAATACTTCAAGCGTTACCCGAAAGCCTTCGAGAAATTTACGCCCGTTTGCGAAAGTAATGCGCTGGACCAATGCAGCCGCGACAGCATAGTCAATGGCTATGACAATACCCTCCTGTACACCGATCATGTTCTGGCCAGCTTGATTGACATATTGCGTAGCCAACAGGACAAAGTAGACACGGCGATGATGTATCTATCGGATCACGGCGAGTCGCTGGGTGAGTACAACCTGTTCCTGCACGGAACGCCTTACCTGCTGGCGCCTGATCAGCAAAAACATGTTCCTTTGATGGTTTGGCTTTCTGACAACTATCAGCACTCGTTTGCCGTTGATACCGAATGCCTGCAAAAAACCCGAACTGGTTATCTGAGTCAGGACAACCTGTTCCATTCGATACTCGGACTACTCAACGTTCGCACCCATGTCTACGACCCGAAACTGGATATGTTCGCCGGCTGCAGGAATGACAGCCCCGCAACCATATTGGCCACCCAATAA
- a CDS encoding YdeI/OmpD-associated family protein: protein MTTIDVKSRFEAKLLRPAKPGNDTSWAFVVLPRDASEQLPRRGRTTVEGTINGHHFQATLEPDGQLSHWLQVSGELLEAAGTAVGGMVTLELAPVKKEPEPDIPPDFQEALAATPEARKVWNTTTTIARVDWIHWITSAKQLKTRAKRIVDACDMLASGKKQVCCFDQSGYYSKAFRAPEAESF from the coding sequence ATGACAACAATCGATGTGAAATCCAGATTCGAAGCAAAGCTTCTTCGTCCGGCAAAGCCTGGTAATGATACGTCGTGGGCGTTCGTAGTACTGCCAAGAGACGCGAGTGAACAGCTTCCGAGGCGAGGAAGGACGACAGTTGAAGGCACAATCAATGGGCACCACTTCCAGGCAACCCTTGAGCCGGATGGTCAGCTGAGCCATTGGCTGCAGGTAAGTGGAGAGTTACTCGAAGCCGCAGGCACGGCCGTCGGCGGCATGGTTACACTAGAGCTAGCCCCTGTGAAGAAGGAACCCGAGCCTGACATCCCACCAGATTTTCAGGAGGCACTGGCAGCCACTCCTGAGGCTCGTAAAGTCTGGAACACTACGACGACCATCGCACGCGTAGACTGGATACACTGGATTACTTCAGCCAAGCAACTTAAGACGCGCGCAAAACGAATTGTCGATGCCTGCGATATGCTTGCATCCGGCAAGAAGCAGGTTTGCTGTTTCGACCAGTCCGGCTACTACAGTAAGGCCTTCCGTGCGCCCGAGGCGGAAAGTTTTTAG